From the genome of Solanum dulcamara chromosome 12, daSolDulc1.2, whole genome shotgun sequence:
ACACAAGTATAACAACAAACCTATCCGAAATGTGAATCAACATTGTTTGAACTATAATGATCTATTCCGTCATTACTGAAATATATGCGGTCAAGGcataagatttttattttttaaaatttatttcatacgaATTTAAGCTGAGATAGCaattactttattttttgtaaCACCTCAAACCTTCCGACTAAGATTTGAACTATCCTATATATGTACATAGACCTGGATCCGATGAAATTTAATTGTTCACAGGTGTTAAGATCACTATTTTTAGTGTAAAAGTGCGTTagttatgaaataaagtcatacaGAACCCCTAgtacaaagttgagttgaaagcgtCCTTAACGATTGAGTTTCAATATAAGTTTTTAATAGGATAAACTTCAGCAAAGAGTCCTCCTAGAATATGAAGAGTTACGTGGCCCACAAGGCccaatatatcaaattaaaggtctttgagctTTCTGTCACACCCGAGTCTATACcttagacgtggccggcactcgaaaatcATTAATGGTCCCAAGCGAACCCTTGGCCTAGATAACTACTAAACGAAAGACTTAACGTAATAACAAGAGTATAAAGGTAGTGAGcaatttaaatatttgaaatataacTCATAAAAGAAAGTTGTATGAAATACTATGAATGTATATAAAAGAAAGATCAATGTTCAAAACATAAGTCTAAAATACTGAACTGACTATgtactctgtctatgaagcctctaaataaCTTTGAATAAATATCTGTATAGACCCACCACTACCTCAAAgaactaataataatgaaaagacATGACTATAAAGGAGCTCCTCCGAAAGCAAGAAGGTCTCATCAAAAACTGATGAAAAGTGATCTTCAACGATAcgtctgttgatgatctctgacACTTGTGTCTGtatcataaaaagatgcagcgtcgaatgacgtcagtacatgaaatgtacagtATGTAATATGGCTGAATGAAATAAATAGTTGAACTAAAGACTGAACATAACTAAACTGAAATAGAATATGAACATGTAGTAGAAACCATTTAAgcttaaacaaataaaatatgcatcaGAAGCAactttaaaataagaaaattttactTTCTTGGGGAGTTTTTCTAATCGACAACTACCACTATGAGCCCCGCGATGATACAACGCATTGCCCACATTGCCAGATCCATCTTATACCTTACCGGGATATAGGACAAActttaacttatggatccatTTAATGAGCCTTTTCAGAGGCAATGAAGAGTCGCTCGAATTTCGATGcaatcctatcctacgctggttATGTAGTTTATGGAACTCGAATTGTCTGAACTCTTGCCCAGATCGGTGTttaatactacttccaaaatataCAGTTAAATGCTCATACTAAATCTATGAGTAAACACTCAAAATGCTTCTCTTAGTTTTCTTGGAAACTTAACTCAGATTGACTCTCAACttctttctcaaactcatgctcaaaataaaaataatacgaAATACTTCAACTTAATCAACTCTAAAAATCATGTACAAATCAGAAATGTGGCTTCACGACTTAAACAATAAACTTAGAACACTTGTGTTCCTTCAAAACTCTTTCCCAATGTGAATTTGAGCTGAGATAACATTTACTTTATTTTCGGTAACAACTCTAACCTTCTgactaaaatttgaaatatcctATATGTGTACATAGATCCgaatctaataaaatttaattgttCATAGGTGTTAAGATCATTTTTTAGTGTGGGAGAGCATTAGGTATGGACTAAGTTCATATGGAACCCTTAACAtgaaagttgagttgaaagcgtCCTTACCGATTGCATTTTGATATATGTTTTTAcgaaggtcaacttcaaacgaatACCCCTCCTAGAATATGAAGATTTACGTGACccacaacctatcaaattaaaggtctttgagtcttctttgtgttttgatttattatgctcatctcagatataattttttttttttgaaattttctatAAAATAGGAATGGGAGGTAAGGGTTCGCCTATCAAATAAGAGTCGAATTGGTAACTCCATGATTCGACAGTATGGGTCATGACAGTTGATATCAGAGCCTAGATTACCGATCTCACAAgtacaaaaataatatcaaatagTGTCCTGCATATTGATGTGTAGATATCCGCATCAAATTCTCGAGAGTCTGAGACATCTAAAAAGTTTCTCTTTTATTCTCTCCTCTCATGTTATTTTGATCTTCCAAGTTAagtccaattggtatctggacGATTGCAAATGATATCTTAACAAGTTTGGGGTGTCCGAATGAATTTTTGGTtaaagggtgacatgtgtccaattGGTATTTGGAGATTTCAATTGATATTTGACTATAACGATTAAGTGTTGAACTTGgttgttactatttattgcgTGGAGTTATTAAGTGACGATTGGGCCTAGACATTCTCTATATGTGTTGGTGTGGGGTTAATAGCGGTGAGTCGAAGAATCAGGCAGTGGCCAGTTGATCACCACAACGAAGCTCTCTTTGCTACAACGAATGAGCCTTCGCTATAGTGAAGCCACCTAAGTTTTCATTATTGTTGCCcgtataaataataaatacataacataagttaCACAGGAATCTATAcattaatttatgtgtataaaAAAGATGGAATAACAATACAAAAATTAGTAGGATTAAATCAACTATAATGACCAAATAATCCTCATATTAAACAAAATACATACCTAAATTTGTTCATACATTCCAATTCATCTATTATTAATCTCTCCATTAATGATTCTTATATTATAATCCTACTGTTATTTACATATGCATtataattttacattattaatttCCGCCTTATGGAGCCAAACAACACCTGTGCCGGTTTGGATGAAAAcgtttttcagaaaatattcttcaaattttttatgtttgattagttaaaatatttagaaaaatatttttttctagtaAAACAACAACacacctagtgaaatcccacaagtggggtctgagaAGGGTAAGATGTTCGCAGCCCTTACCACTATCTCATGGAgttagagaggctgtttccgaaagaccctcggatcaaaagtcacagtcccaagtaagagagaaaatcaaataatatatatagcataatggcaAAAGAGCGATGCAAGttttacaagacaagaataataacaataaaaaagtaatgtgataatcaaaggcaataacaacGCAACTATAAAGGCACACCTAAACCTACGACCCCCCTAAATCGACACACGGcaagacaccattctatcccAACTAACCTTTTACCCTAATCCGCAACCTCCTCTCATTTCTATCTAAGGttatgtcctcggtgatatggagtagcgctatatcttgtctaatcacctctctctaaTACTtcttcggtctacccctacccctccgcataACCCCCAACTCCAACCGTTCGCACCTCCTAACTAGAGCGTCAACATCCCTCCTTTGCACATGTCCAaatcatctcagtctcgcttctcttATCTTGTCTACCAgagatgccactcccaccttctcccaAATAACTTaattcctaatcttatcactcctagtgtgtccacacatccatctcagcatcctcatctctgCAACATGCATTTTCTGTATatgagagttctttactggccaacactccactccatataacaacgCTGGTTTAACCACCATtatgtagaacttacctttaagtttaggtggtactttcttatcacacaagattctagaggcaagcctccatttcatccacgctgCCCTAATAAGgtgcgtgacatcatcatcgatgtccccactattctggatgatggatccaagatatttaaagtttTCTGTCTTGGGAATAGGTTGAGTGGCAAGCCTCATTTCCGTGCCCTCTTCATCAATCGCTGCACcaaatttgcactccaagtattctgttttgGTCTTGCTCAATCTGAACCCTTTGAACTCCAGCGTTTGTCTCCCTAACTctaacctatcattaactctgtcccgagtctcatcaatcaaaactatgtcgTTCGCAAATAgtatacaccatggaacctcctccCGAATAGAAATAGGGAAACACAAGTTCCGCAAATAGCATTCCACATTAATTATGTCCTTCCACTCTCCAACACCCCTTATCTTCACTCCACCCCCAGCCCCACCTCCCATAGTATTTAGCTAGACCATATATAAATGcttttagaataatattttttttctaacatACACTTGctatcccaatttatatgactcacttttctttttaatcaatCTAAAAAAATGATACTTTTCTATATATACtaacaatttgaaaaaaaattattttattcttaatagaataattataaattaatttttttttctttcttaaaattcacatcattacGTAAAGTGTGACAGAGAAAGCATCAAGTTTTCACAAAAAAcacatttttgaagaaaaatattttcttccgCACCGAACACACCCCCTAACTCTCTCTTGTTTTCTTGTATGGTAATTGAAACCTTACGCTTAGATCTCGTCACTTCAATGTTTTTCAGTGATCACATTTCTCTATCTCTCTTCACCATACACAAACACTTCCAAATTCCACCTCCATAACCCcatcttcttcctcattttCAGTAACCCCACAAAACATctctctttttattcttttttccaaccccaaaaatcctttCTTTAATTCCTAAATCATATGATCTGATCATAAAGATTCAAACTTTACACCCATCTTATGAGCATAACATGTTTGATTTAATGTAACATTTCACTTTTCATAAagatttacttatttatatcaagaatcaagaaaagaaaaaaaggggcCTTTTTAAGATTCAAGAATGTCACAAGTGAAACCTCTAAAGAAGCCACCAGGCTTTAAAGATCCTACAATACCAATCCAAATGCCACCAAGAAAGATTAACCTTCCACCCTTATTCAGTccacaaaagagaaaaaacagaACTTgctgttgttgtttttgttgttttttgaTTATACTAATCTTGTTACTCTTATTAGTAGCTTCTTGTGGTTTTCTATACCTCTGGTTTAATCCAAAACTCCCGGTTTTTCATTTAAGATCTCTTGAGTTTACTGAATTCAATGTCACTGAAAGCCAAGATGGGCCAAAATTGAATTCACAATCATCAGTTGGGGTAGAGTTGAAAAACCCAAACAGGGAGTTGAAGATTGTGTATGGTGACATCAAAGTGGAATTGAAAGGCGAAAACGACGTAAACATGGGTGCAGGGAAAGTTGTTGGTTTTGTGCAGGAGAAGAAGAATGTTAAAGTTGTTAAATTCGCTATGAAATCGAATGAGTTGTTGTATGGTGAGAGTGTTGGGAAATTGATTAAGATTggattcaagaacaagaatttAAGAGTTTCTGCTGATGTGACTACTGCTATTGGTATTGGATATAAAGGATGGAAGAGTTGGAAATTTGGTGTTAGAGTTTCTTGTGGATCTTTGAGGTTAAAGCAGATTGAAAATGATGCTACATCCAAATGTGGCATTACTCTTTTTAACTGGTAAGCTAATACCACTCTAAATAAATTTACAAGACATAATACATAGATGATGGACACTTTAACTTGGCCTTTAACGGCAGTAGAATACCACAGGTTTCATTGTGACCATGTTGATACAGGTGCATTTCGCGAACATCTTAACTTTGCACATTTAAGGGGATGCATTCTCAAAGTTGGGGTGATTACGGGGTTTAAACCAAGTTAAGATGTGTAGATGTGTATTTTTAAAGTTGGGACATTTAGTTGCTAGTTGAGGTCAGGTTAAGATGTTTATCTATGTATTACGCCAATTTATTAAGTTTGGGTTATAACCTGTGTTGCTCAGACTGAGTCGGATCTTCCATAAATGCATAAATTTTGTCTGATACACGTTTTTAAAAGAGTCCGAGCAATATAGGTTATAACTGTAGTGACCTTTGATTTATTATTTAGGTGATATATACTGATAGTACAAAGATGCAGATAATGAAACATGAGCTTTTTGCATTTGAACTTCTGCTGCATATGAAGTCACTAATtatgttcttttttattttccttactATATtgattgtacctatgggaggaaatcaatatatttaaaagtattttaatttgttgaaaTACCTTATTTTCTCAGTTATTAGTTCCACTGTGATGAACAATTACATGTAGTTATCTTTTAGGTGATATCTATGTAAGTAATACTATTAAAGAATACATTGAATTGGTGATTGAACCATGCACATGGGGAGTAGCTGTTCCTTACAAGTTTTAGGTGAAacagacaaaaaaaaaagttttagaaAGATGCCATCTTAGCTTGACACTTTAATGGAAATAAAAAAACTAGTGATGATTGATATATCTAACTTCTCTGGTGTAATATGACAAATACAAAGAATATGATTTAATCTTGCTAGAAATTATATATGAAGCATTCTAATTATTCTTGAATTGCACTTACATTGCTGGAGATATGTTAAACTTTTGTGTGTTTGAATTGCAGGTTTCATTTAAACTGATTGATTCAAGGCATATTCAAACATGTA
Proteins encoded in this window:
- the LOC129876788 gene encoding NDR1/HIN1-like protein 6; the encoded protein is MSQVKPLKKPPGFKDPTIPIQMPPRKINLPPLFSPQKRKNRTCCCCFCCFLIILILLLLLVASCGFLYLWFNPKLPVFHLRSLEFTEFNVTESQDGPKLNSQSSVGVELKNPNRELKIVYGDIKVELKGENDVNMGAGKVVGFVQEKKNVKVVKFAMKSNELLYGESVGKLIKIGFKNKNLRVSADVTTAIGIGYKGWKSWKFGVRVSCGSLRLKQIENDATSKCGITLFNWFHLN